In Candidatus Eremiobacterota bacterium, a single window of DNA contains:
- the gap gene encoding type I glyceraldehyde-3-phosphate dehydrogenase yields the protein MALKVAINGFGRVGRQVLKALLQKYPQVEVVAVNDITDVPTNAHLFKYDSNYGKFHGTVEAGEGELIINGRKIKVLAEKDPAKLPWKDLGVVMVVESTGIFTKAEKAKAHLDAGAKKVIISAPAENEDITIVMGVNENAYDPAKHHIISNASCTTNCLAPAAKVVHDNYRIQKGLMTTIHAYTNDQKILDLPHKDLRRARAAAMSMIPTKTGAAKAVALVIPDLKGKFDGFAIRVPTPTVSVVDFVCVLEKNTTKDEVNAAFKKASENELKGILGYSEEPLVSIDYKGEEHSSIIDALSTKVIGDNLLKVVAWYDNEWGYSVRIADLVHYMAKKESLVTV from the coding sequence ATGGCTCTGAAAGTAGCGATCAACGGGTTCGGGCGCGTGGGGAGGCAGGTCCTCAAGGCGCTCCTTCAGAAGTATCCCCAGGTAGAGGTGGTGGCCGTCAACGATATCACTGATGTCCCGACCAATGCCCACCTCTTCAAGTACGACTCCAACTATGGGAAGTTCCACGGCACCGTCGAGGCCGGCGAGGGAGAGCTCATTATCAACGGCAGGAAGATCAAGGTCCTCGCGGAAAAGGACCCTGCCAAGCTTCCATGGAAAGATCTCGGCGTGGTGATGGTCGTTGAGAGCACGGGCATCTTCACCAAGGCTGAGAAGGCGAAAGCTCACCTTGATGCCGGCGCCAAGAAGGTCATCATCTCGGCCCCCGCGGAAAACGAGGACATTACCATCGTGATGGGTGTCAATGAGAACGCCTATGATCCCGCGAAGCACCACATCATCTCCAATGCCTCATGCACCACGAACTGCCTGGCCCCGGCGGCAAAGGTGGTCCATGACAATTACAGGATCCAGAAAGGCCTCATGACCACCATTCATGCCTACACCAATGATCAGAAGATCCTGGACCTTCCCCACAAGGACCTGAGAAGGGCCCGCGCCGCCGCCATGAGCATGATACCCACAAAGACAGGCGCAGCCAAGGCCGTTGCTCTCGTGATCCCCGATCTCAAGGGAAAATTTGACGGCTTCGCGATAAGGGTTCCCACTCCCACCGTGTCTGTCGTGGATTTTGTGTGCGTGCTGGAGAAGAACACCACCAAGGACGAAGTGAACGCCGCCTTCAAGAAAGCCTCGGAGAACGAGCTTAAGGGCATCCTGGGCTACAGCGAAGAGCCTCTCGTGTCGATAGACTACAAGGGGGAAGAGCACTCGAGCATTATTGACGCCCTCTCCACCAAGGTCATCGGCGACAACCTGCTGAAAGTGGTGGCCTGGTACGACAACGAGTGGGGCTACTCGGTGCGCATCGCCGATCTTGTCCACTACATGGCTAAAAAAGAGAGTCTTGTCACCGTATAA
- a CDS encoding transglutaminase domain-containing protein — MVHTSRAVTLFPLIVLFLALMAAAAEPSLLVGEERDYEVISRVSIKNSTGKPLHPLDVSLPLLRSIPPYQEVRIDGVTPRPDSLTFDAPGNVIAAFKVKGIAPGEAFSVTVKARVASCRVLYQCDPFAVQPLPEGLASYRKATGDYPAGDALVAKTLAEVAKGETNPWFRALCLYDFIRGFTFELTLSPKPVLLALAAKKVQCSDAVSTLITLLRAAGIPARYVAGISLVEGKSEIVHTHAWAEMYVAGTGWVPLDPTLSRFNEGARLLRFAEKEPGQIIFSYGRHDPVTIRSTGPGKPPITRKDISWRFSYRVLSEKDTGRIGSFYGEKAFKPGGVGAVPPPPPMVPAGVSREYEEALALRKKGDLKPASALIESLIEKEPLCLPLHMERLEIGRLQGTLQNLEESYHALSKAHRAEPLYPYLEGRAALDEGAMGKAFAAFFEARRRGGSPGGDATALESTLGYSFLATKQYGPALESYARVLCVDGRNTAALANSINFFYLYRGWGPMATLAGYGVRAFEGSQTTLQFSGLYALALIEKKSFAEARAFLEETLKHAPRDGWLHALLGVAHLGEGRRAEGARELARGLELGTPDRPYFERKLAEARSK; from the coding sequence ATGGTCCATACTTCAAGAGCCGTCACCCTTTTCCCTCTCATAGTGCTCTTTCTGGCCTTGATGGCGGCGGCGGCAGAGCCTTCCCTCCTCGTGGGCGAGGAGCGGGACTATGAGGTGATCTCCAGGGTCTCGATAAAAAACAGCACGGGAAAGCCCCTCCACCCCCTTGACGTTTCGCTGCCCCTGCTGCGGTCAATACCTCCCTACCAGGAGGTGCGCATCGACGGCGTAACGCCCCGACCCGATTCTTTGACCTTTGACGCCCCAGGGAATGTGATTGCAGCCTTCAAAGTGAAGGGCATCGCGCCGGGAGAAGCGTTCTCCGTCACCGTGAAGGCCCGGGTCGCATCGTGCCGTGTCCTGTACCAGTGCGATCCCTTTGCCGTGCAGCCCCTCCCGGAAGGGCTTGCCTCTTACAGGAAAGCCACCGGTGACTACCCGGCCGGTGACGCCCTCGTGGCGAAGACCCTTGCTGAGGTGGCGAAAGGGGAGACGAATCCGTGGTTTCGTGCGCTCTGCCTCTATGATTTCATCAGGGGTTTCACCTTTGAGCTTACGCTTTCTCCCAAGCCCGTCCTTCTGGCCCTTGCCGCAAAGAAGGTGCAGTGCTCCGATGCCGTCTCCACCCTCATCACGCTGCTGCGCGCCGCGGGGATCCCGGCCCGGTATGTGGCGGGAATCTCCCTTGTCGAGGGGAAAAGCGAGATAGTCCACACCCATGCATGGGCCGAGATGTATGTGGCCGGCACGGGGTGGGTACCCCTCGATCCCACCCTCTCGCGCTTCAACGAGGGGGCAAGGCTGCTGCGCTTTGCCGAGAAAGAGCCGGGACAGATCATCTTCAGCTACGGCAGGCACGATCCCGTGACGATACGCTCCACGGGGCCCGGGAAGCCCCCCATCACGAGAAAGGATATCTCATGGCGCTTCTCTTACCGGGTGCTCAGCGAAAAAGACACCGGCCGGATCGGGAGCTTTTACGGCGAAAAGGCCTTTAAGCCGGGAGGCGTAGGGGCAGTGCCGCCGCCGCCTCCCATGGTGCCTGCAGGGGTGAGCAGGGAGTACGAGGAGGCTCTCGCTCTCAGGAAAAAGGGCGATTTGAAACCGGCCTCCGCGCTCATTGAGAGCCTCATTGAAAAGGAGCCGCTCTGCCTCCCCCTCCACATGGAGCGCCTTGAAATCGGGCGCCTCCAGGGGACCCTTCAAAACCTGGAAGAAAGCTATCACGCCCTCTCGAAGGCCCACCGCGCGGAGCCGCTTTACCCTTACCTTGAAGGCCGTGCGGCTCTTGATGAAGGCGCCATGGGGAAGGCATTCGCCGCCTTTTTCGAGGCCCGGCGCCGCGGCGGGTCCCCCGGAGGCGACGCAACGGCCCTTGAGAGCACCCTGGGCTATTCCTTCCTTGCCACCAAGCAGTACGGGCCTGCCCTGGAGAGCTACGCCAGGGTGCTCTGCGTTGACGGGCGAAACACTGCAGCCCTGGCAAACAGCATCAACTTTTTTTACCTTTACCGGGGATGGGGCCCCATGGCGACACTGGCGGGCTACGGCGTCAGGGCTTTCGAAGGATCGCAGACAACACTTCAGTTTTCAGGACTCTATGCCCTGGCCCTTATCGAGAAGAAATCTTTCGCCGAGGCCCGGGCCTTTCTCGAGGAAACCCTGAAGCATGCGCCCCGTGACGGCTGGCTCCATGCCCTGCTGGGCGTGGCGCACCTCGGGGAGGGCCGCAGGGCCGAGGGTGCGAGGGAGCTTGCGAGGGGCCTGGAACTGGGAACGCCCGACAGGCCCTACTTCGAGAGAAAGCTTGCCGAGGCGCGCTCGAAATGA
- the gyrB gene encoding DNA topoisomerase (ATP-hydrolyzing) subunit B, translating to MAQEAEPVSDPASYGAEDIQILEGLEPVRMRPAMYIGSTGHKGLHHLVFEVVDNSIDEALAGVCTHIDVIIHPDNSVTVIDNGRGIPVDIVAGAERPAVEVVMTKLHAGGKFGSSSYKVSGGLHGVGVSVVNALAEWLEVEVWRDGKAYRMRFSRGDITSPLEEIGTSETTGTRVSFKPDADIFKETTEFHYEILSQRLRELAFLNKGLSINLIDERTTKSHRFCYEGGIVSFVSHLNQNKDTLHPDPIYLCATKETMEVEVAFQWNTAYLETIYSFANNINTQEGGSHLTGFKAALTKSINLYSRRKGWLKEKDQNLSGEDVREGITAVVSIKIREPQFEGQTKTKLGNPEARAIVESIVEENLDNYLEENPACAKNIVDKSIGALRAREAARKAREIVRRKGALEITSLPGKLADCSEKDASRSEIYIVEGDSAGGSAKQGRDRHFQAILPLRGKILNVERARLDRILTNEEIRTMITALGTGIAEDFELKKLRYHRIIIMTDADVDGSHIRTLLLTFFYRYMKQLLEEGHVFIAQPPLYKVKKGKQESYAYSDEEKDRVISEFGGDGVAIQRYKGLGEMNPDQLWETTMDPTNRVMRKVSMEDAVSADEIFTILMGDRPELRRHFIETYAKEVKNLDI from the coding sequence ATGGCCCAGGAGGCTGAGCCCGTATCTGATCCCGCGTCTTACGGCGCCGAGGATATCCAGATTCTTGAGGGGCTTGAGCCCGTGAGGATGCGCCCTGCCATGTATATTGGCAGCACAGGCCACAAGGGCCTCCACCACCTGGTTTTTGAGGTGGTGGACAACAGCATTGACGAGGCCCTTGCAGGGGTATGCACCCATATCGACGTGATCATCCACCCCGACAATTCCGTGACGGTCATTGACAACGGGAGAGGCATCCCCGTCGATATCGTGGCCGGCGCCGAGAGGCCTGCCGTGGAGGTGGTGATGACCAAGCTCCACGCCGGGGGAAAGTTCGGCTCATCGAGCTACAAGGTCTCGGGGGGGCTCCATGGCGTCGGGGTATCGGTGGTGAACGCCCTTGCCGAGTGGCTCGAGGTGGAGGTATGGCGCGATGGGAAAGCATACCGCATGAGGTTTTCCCGCGGTGATATCACTTCTCCCCTCGAGGAGATAGGCACCTCCGAGACGACAGGGACACGGGTATCCTTCAAGCCCGATGCCGATATATTCAAGGAGACCACGGAGTTTCATTACGAGATCCTGAGCCAGCGCCTCCGCGAGCTTGCCTTTCTCAACAAGGGCCTCAGCATCAACCTTATCGATGAGCGCACCACAAAGAGCCACCGCTTCTGCTATGAGGGAGGCATTGTGAGCTTTGTCTCCCATCTGAACCAGAACAAGGACACCCTTCACCCCGATCCCATATACCTGTGCGCCACCAAGGAGACCATGGAAGTGGAGGTGGCCTTCCAATGGAACACGGCCTATCTTGAGACTATTTACAGCTTCGCGAACAACATCAACACCCAGGAGGGGGGAAGCCATCTCACGGGCTTCAAGGCGGCCCTCACAAAGAGCATCAACCTCTATTCCAGGAGGAAGGGATGGCTCAAGGAGAAGGATCAGAACCTTTCCGGCGAGGATGTCCGCGAAGGAATCACCGCCGTGGTCAGCATCAAGATCCGCGAGCCCCAGTTTGAGGGCCAGACCAAGACCAAGCTCGGGAACCCCGAGGCGAGGGCCATCGTCGAGTCCATTGTCGAGGAGAACCTGGATAATTATCTTGAAGAGAACCCCGCCTGCGCCAAGAACATAGTGGACAAATCCATAGGAGCCCTCAGAGCCCGCGAGGCGGCCCGCAAGGCCCGCGAGATCGTGCGGCGCAAGGGGGCCCTCGAGATTACGTCCCTTCCCGGGAAGCTTGCGGACTGCTCGGAGAAGGATGCATCCCGCAGCGAGATTTACATCGTCGAAGGAGACTCTGCAGGAGGCTCCGCCAAGCAGGGCCGCGACCGCCATTTCCAGGCCATCCTTCCCCTGAGGGGAAAGATCCTGAATGTCGAGAGGGCGCGTCTTGACAGGATCCTCACCAACGAGGAGATAAGGACCATGATCACGGCGCTGGGCACGGGTATTGCAGAGGATTTCGAGCTGAAAAAGCTCCGCTACCACCGCATCATCATCATGACCGATGCCGATGTGGACGGCTCCCACATCCGCACGCTGCTCCTCACCTTTTTTTACCGCTATATGAAGCAGCTCCTCGAGGAGGGCCATGTCTTCATCGCCCAGCCCCCTCTCTACAAGGTCAAGAAGGGGAAGCAGGAGAGCTATGCTTACAGCGATGAAGAAAAGGATCGGGTCATAAGCGAATTCGGCGGCGACGGTGTCGCCATTCAGCGCTACAAGGGCCTCGGCGAGATGAACCCCGATCAGCTCTGGGAGACCACGATGGATCCCACGAACAGGGTGATGCGCAAGGTGTCCATGGAGGACGCCGTGAGTGCAGACGAGATTTTCACGATTCTCATGGGCGACAGGCCTGAGCTGCGGCGGCACTTTATAGAAACCTATGCGAAAGAGGTCAAGAATCTGGACATATAA
- a CDS encoding glycosyltransferase family 39 protein, which yields MTQETADILMVRGSGPLMALFFSALSVMMVLSIPDTIRMMRGVTKRGLALLALILGAVLLMLLIYVPHIPHVYYDCYLHYDLAKNMALHGFYATTMAGDETGLRCASVFSGWPPGYHFMLSCVFTIFGIGEESAAGFSIALSIGAILFCFAAAFLLSGDENSALASALLLASSPLFLKYGATSSMDACSLCFLFMAFYFVVLWQKTGTPAPLVSFLLAALYTCYVRPENVIIMSALLILAYFTGKERMPVKGSPGILILSGILALVLIVPLIIILTNGTPFFRNGGGLYCSSQPVQGIVLMNTGTYQFVLYQSGSLTPFSLTLLKNMGNNLRFLTLSSLHGALTAFLFLVGAGALLKARDKIWINTFTKGLLALMAFLFVLSSFFKKGDFLIYPDSDRYAMPFLLFFSLMGGVGFMAASRYLQKAMGGLQTLVLVALVVLTVKAPLDSTLELTTERPEYRQYLFIKSLAKTMPFRGLPCVSPLPPAEIILLAHAPAMNMEYFFSLETPPDRALLILDSPAQGSEAASSYPGALLSRICIRYKITPLLEETSGGRVYSLSLLTRVR from the coding sequence ATGACCCAGGAAACGGCAGACATTCTCATGGTAAGGGGATCAGGCCCCCTGATGGCCCTTTTTTTTTCCGCCCTGTCCGTCATGATGGTGCTTTCAATCCCCGATACGATAAGAATGATGAGGGGAGTGACAAAGCGGGGTCTTGCCCTGCTGGCGCTCATTCTGGGAGCAGTGCTCCTCATGCTGCTGATTTATGTACCCCACATCCCCCATGTCTATTACGACTGCTACCTTCATTATGACCTTGCAAAAAACATGGCCCTTCACGGCTTCTACGCCACCACCATGGCAGGTGACGAGACCGGGCTCAGGTGCGCCTCCGTGTTCAGCGGGTGGCCCCCCGGATATCATTTCATGCTCTCGTGCGTGTTCACCATCTTCGGAATAGGCGAGGAGAGTGCCGCAGGCTTCTCTATTGCCCTGAGCATCGGGGCGATCCTCTTCTGCTTCGCTGCGGCATTCCTTCTCTCCGGCGACGAGAACAGCGCCCTCGCATCGGCGCTCCTCCTCGCCTCCAGCCCCCTCTTTCTGAAATACGGCGCCACCTCTTCCATGGATGCCTGCTCACTCTGCTTTCTTTTCATGGCTTTCTATTTCGTGGTGCTGTGGCAGAAGACCGGGACTCCCGCTCCTCTTGTCTCCTTTCTGCTCGCGGCACTCTACACCTGCTATGTGAGGCCGGAAAATGTAATAATAATGTCTGCTCTGCTTATATTGGCCTATTTCACCGGAAAGGAGAGGATGCCTGTGAAGGGAAGCCCGGGAATTCTCATACTTTCAGGCATTCTCGCCCTTGTGCTCATTGTTCCCCTCATCATCATTCTCACCAACGGGACCCCCTTTTTCAGAAACGGCGGCGGATTATACTGCTCCTCTCAGCCTGTGCAGGGCATTGTGCTGATGAATACCGGCACGTATCAGTTTGTGCTTTACCAGAGCGGCTCACTTACTCCCTTTTCTCTCACTTTACTGAAAAATATGGGGAATAACCTCAGATTCCTGACTCTTTCGAGCCTCCATGGGGCACTCACGGCATTTCTCTTCCTTGTGGGAGCGGGCGCTCTTCTCAAGGCGCGCGATAAGATATGGATCAATACTTTCACAAAAGGCCTCCTTGCCCTGATGGCCTTTCTCTTCGTGCTCTCCTCCTTTTTCAAGAAAGGTGATTTCCTCATCTATCCTGACAGCGACCGCTATGCAATGCCATTTCTCCTCTTTTTTTCCCTCATGGGAGGGGTGGGCTTCATGGCGGCATCCCGGTACCTGCAGAAAGCCATGGGAGGGCTTCAGACGCTGGTATTGGTTGCCCTTGTGGTCCTGACAGTGAAAGCTCCCCTTGACAGCACCCTGGAACTTACTACCGAAAGGCCCGAGTACCGTCAATACCTTTTCATCAAGTCCCTCGCGAAGACTATGCCTTTCCGGGGGCTCCCCTGTGTCTCTCCACTTCCCCCGGCAGAGATCATTCTCCTTGCCCATGCGCCGGCTATGAATATGGAGTACTTTTTTTCCCTCGAGACTCCGCCAGACAGGGCCCTTCTTATTCTTGACTCTCCCGCCCAGGGCTCAGAAGCTGCCTCATCATATCCCGGAGCCCTTCTCTCCCGAATCTGCATCCGTTATAAGATAACGCCCCTCCTGGAAGAGACCTCCGGCGGCAGAGTCTATTCGCTGAGCCTGCTCACAAGGGTCAGGTGA
- a CDS encoding YgiT-type zinc finger protein: MREIPCKCDEGFYQETTTLNKWRNGELFIIEDVPLMVCRKCGDRYFEGKVMEKIEEMMKTRSSIDRQITVPVMKYKVA; the protein is encoded by the coding sequence ATGAGGGAAATCCCCTGTAAATGCGATGAAGGATTTTATCAAGAGACCACCACTTTGAACAAATGGCGCAATGGAGAGCTTTTCATTATTGAAGACGTCCCTTTGATGGTATGCAGAAAGTGCGGTGACAGGTATTTTGAAGGCAAGGTCATGGAAAAGATCGAGGAGATGATGAAAACACGCTCCTCAATTGACCGGCAGATCACCGTCCCGGTGATGAAATACA
- the gyrA gene encoding DNA gyrase subunit A produces MPSDQIIPVTIEDEMRDSYIDYAMSVIVSRALPDVRDGLKPVHRRILYAMDNIGLTPDKAFKKSATIVGDVLGKYHPHGDASVYDALVRMAQDFNLRYMLVQGHGNFGSVDGDPAAAYRYTEARMTPIAVQLLEDIDKETVDFRENFDNSLKEPIVLPSKVPNLLINGSAGIAVGMATNIPPHNLSEVIDASVHLIDNPEAENDELIGIVKAPDFPTGGLIMGLEGSREAYRTGRGSVIMRAKIDVEERKSNRQSLIVKEIPYQINKARLIEQLAEGIRAKKISHVSDLRDESDRTGMRIVMELSPNSNVQLVLNQLYKHSNLQCSFGIILLALVDDVPRYLTLKEMLSHYLAHRQEVVTRRSQFELGKARARAHIVEGLRIAVDHIDEVIRIIRASKDTREAKEGLMGRFGLSEAQAQAILEMRLSRLTGLERSKLEEEYTGLVKLIAYLEDLLASPRRILDVIKSEFLEVKEKFGDRRRTEIVYEGPESLAMEDLIPEQEVVITISHSGYIKRMPIDTYRMQNRGGRGITGATLKEEDFLEHVFVTSTHHFLLFITNFGRMYRLKVYEINEASRQSKGTALINLIPIEQGERISSVVSLKEFSAESYLVTVTSKGFTKKTSLIQYINVRKTGVCALKLDKGDELVAGRIITGTESQNLLLVSRQGRSIRFDAGKLRPMGRQARGNRTMILRGDDKIVEMVDTLTGDELLVVTTKGFGTRVPLTEYRTQGRRGMGVRAMNLIDRKGEVVAAAVVKPDDEIIVVTREGQIIRLEGSKIPSGSRMRTGNILIRLSEGDSVTSLAILR; encoded by the coding sequence ATGCCATCTGATCAGATAATTCCCGTCACCATAGAAGACGAAATGAGGGACTCCTACATAGATTACGCGATGAGCGTAATCGTATCGAGGGCCCTCCCCGATGTCCGCGACGGCCTCAAGCCGGTGCACCGGAGGATCCTCTACGCGATGGACAACATCGGCCTCACCCCCGACAAGGCTTTCAAGAAATCGGCCACCATCGTGGGCGATGTCCTGGGCAAATACCACCCCCATGGCGACGCGTCCGTCTATGACGCCCTCGTGAGGATGGCCCAGGACTTCAACCTCCGCTACATGCTTGTCCAGGGCCACGGTAACTTCGGCTCCGTTGATGGCGACCCCGCGGCGGCCTACCGGTATACCGAGGCCCGCATGACGCCCATAGCGGTGCAGCTCCTCGAGGACATCGACAAGGAGACGGTGGATTTCCGGGAAAACTTCGACAATTCCCTCAAGGAGCCCATCGTGCTCCCCTCGAAGGTGCCCAACCTGCTGATCAACGGCTCGGCGGGAATTGCCGTGGGCATGGCCACCAATATTCCCCCCCACAACCTCAGCGAGGTCATTGACGCCTCGGTGCACCTCATCGACAACCCTGAAGCGGAGAATGACGAGCTCATCGGCATCGTGAAGGCCCCCGACTTTCCTACGGGCGGCCTTATCATGGGTCTCGAGGGATCCCGCGAGGCGTACCGCACCGGGAGGGGCTCGGTGATCATGCGGGCGAAGATAGACGTGGAAGAGCGCAAGAGCAACCGGCAATCCCTCATTGTGAAGGAGATTCCCTACCAGATCAACAAGGCTCGCCTTATTGAGCAGCTTGCCGAGGGGATCCGCGCGAAAAAGATCAGCCACGTGAGCGACCTGCGTGACGAATCGGACCGCACGGGCATGAGGATCGTCATGGAGCTCTCGCCCAACAGCAACGTGCAGCTCGTGCTGAACCAGCTTTACAAGCACAGCAACCTGCAGTGCTCCTTCGGTATCATACTGCTGGCCCTCGTGGACGATGTGCCCCGGTACCTCACCCTCAAGGAGATGCTGAGCCATTATCTCGCCCACCGCCAGGAGGTGGTGACGAGGCGCTCGCAGTTCGAGCTCGGCAAGGCCCGGGCCCGGGCCCATATTGTCGAGGGGCTCAGGATTGCCGTTGACCACATAGACGAGGTCATCAGGATCATCCGGGCCTCCAAGGACACCAGGGAGGCAAAGGAAGGGCTCATGGGGCGCTTTGGCCTCTCGGAAGCGCAGGCGCAGGCCATCCTGGAGATGAGGCTCTCGCGGCTCACGGGCCTTGAGCGCTCGAAGCTGGAAGAGGAATATACGGGCCTCGTGAAGCTCATCGCATACCTCGAGGACCTCCTTGCGAGCCCCCGGAGGATTCTGGACGTGATAAAGAGCGAGTTCCTTGAGGTGAAGGAGAAGTTCGGCGACCGCCGGCGCACCGAGATTGTCTACGAAGGCCCCGAGAGCCTTGCCATGGAAGATCTCATCCCCGAGCAGGAGGTGGTCATCACCATCTCCCACTCGGGATATATCAAGCGCATGCCCATCGACACCTACCGCATGCAGAACCGCGGGGGCCGCGGCATCACGGGCGCCACCCTCAAGGAGGAGGATTTTCTCGAGCATGTCTTTGTCACCTCAACGCACCACTTCCTTCTCTTCATCACCAACTTCGGGCGGATGTACCGCCTCAAGGTATACGAGATCAACGAGGCGAGCCGCCAGTCCAAGGGGACGGCCCTTATCAACCTGATTCCCATCGAGCAGGGCGAGCGCATCAGCTCGGTGGTGTCGCTGAAGGAGTTCTCCGCCGAGAGCTACCTTGTCACCGTTACGAGCAAGGGTTTCACCAAGAAGACGAGCCTCATTCAATACATCAATGTCCGCAAGACGGGCGTCTGCGCTCTCAAGCTTGATAAGGGCGATGAGCTCGTGGCGGGGCGCATCATCACGGGGACTGAGAGCCAGAATCTTCTGCTGGTGAGCCGCCAGGGAAGGAGCATCCGCTTCGATGCCGGCAAGCTCCGGCCCATGGGAAGGCAGGCCAGGGGCAACAGGACCATGATCCTGCGCGGCGATGACAAAATAGTGGAGATGGTGGACACCCTGACAGGCGATGAGCTTCTCGTGGTCACCACCAAGGGCTTCGGCACCAGGGTTCCCCTTACGGAGTACAGGACCCAGGGGCGCCGGGGCATGGGCGTGAGGGCCATGAACCTCATCGACAGGAAGGGCGAGGTCGTGGCAGCCGCCGTGGTGAAGCCCGATGACGAGATTATCGTGGTGACCCGCGAGGGCCAGATCATCCGCCTTGAGGGGAGCAAGATACCCTCGGGGAGCAGGATGAGAACAGGCAATATCCTTATCCGCCTCTCCGAGGGCGACAGCGTGACGAGCCTGGCCATACTGCGCTGA
- a CDS encoding ribbon-helix-helix protein, CopG family, producing the protein MRTSKIISLSLPPKIYEQAKQVAEEEGRTTSELFREALRQYIQMRLWKNLQSYGMLKTGEHGIKEDDVERLVDEFRKEQG; encoded by the coding sequence GTGAGAACCTCTAAAATCATTTCACTTTCTCTTCCCCCGAAGATTTACGAACAGGCAAAACAGGTTGCCGAGGAAGAAGGGAGAACGACCAGTGAGTTGTTCAGGGAAGCGCTGCGACAGTACATTCAGATGAGATTATGGAAAAACCTTCAGAGCTACGGCATGCTCAAGACCGGGGAGCACGGGATAAAAGAAGATGACGTGGAGCGACTGGTAGATGAATTCAGAAAAGAGCAAGGGTAA
- a CDS encoding GNAT family N-acetyltransferase, giving the protein MIRPMEEKDCPEVIGLHMGLIADADFPVFGKGFMKELYGAILTSPFAVPLVLEEEGEVTGFIVGATSSPKLFRDILSRRALPLALSVIGQVVRRPRMVARIMDILFYTRKTSLEDIEAEMPYIALSPRVRGKGMGRHLVREVLMRFREQGIARVKVTAHKDNEGPNRLLAAMGFTLEGTLFFLGKAQNLYWGVIEEVLAKEGSWSRERSQ; this is encoded by the coding sequence ATGATCCGTCCCATGGAGGAAAAAGACTGCCCCGAAGTCATCGGGCTCCACATGGGCCTCATTGCCGATGCTGATTTCCCCGTCTTCGGGAAGGGATTCATGAAAGAGCTCTACGGGGCCATCCTCACCTCGCCCTTTGCCGTGCCCCTCGTGCTGGAGGAGGAGGGAGAGGTGACGGGCTTCATTGTCGGCGCCACGAGCTCGCCGAAGCTCTTCCGTGACATCCTCTCGAGGCGGGCCCTTCCCCTGGCCCTCTCCGTCATCGGCCAGGTGGTGAGGCGCCCCCGCATGGTGGCGCGCATCATGGACATTCTCTTCTACACAAGAAAGACCTCCCTTGAGGACATTGAAGCCGAGATGCCCTATATAGCCCTCTCTCCCCGGGTAAGGGGGAAGGGCATGGGACGGCACCTTGTGCGGGAAGTCCTGATGCGCTTCCGGGAGCAGGGGATAGCAAGGGTCAAGGTGACAGCCCACAAGGACAATGAGGGCCCCAACAGGCTTCTTGCGGCGATGGGCTTTACTCTCGAGGGCACCCTCTTCTTCCTCGGGAAGGCCCAGAATCTTTACTGGGGCGTCATTGAGGAAGTGCTTGCAAAAGAAGGATCATGGTCCCGGGAGAGAAGTCAATAA